A section of the Gemmatimonadota bacterium genome encodes:
- a CDS encoding spondin domain-containing protein — translation MSHSATDTVRSAFRMLAAVAFVSTGATLSACDDDDNGLEPGEPTEAAFTLRIENVGEMHEVLKSGSFDTPVGASAPAALLPGDAYEVDLTAPPGAHFSFATMFIPSNDFFFAPDEDGIPLYDANGDPVDGVVTSQIMLWDAGTEENQEPGLGDDQAPSQGDPDTGASDPDISVRPAADDFGNLPDVEDVIEVMVQHDSAQRFTVIIQNVSDSTTLMTSDGGRQAVPLSPGAWVLHTESAPLFTAGDPLEDDGLEAIAEDGDPATLADNLEERSGVTVPLSPGVWAVYQGDNPVFTVGSADADDGLEAIAEDGDPTALAAALGAATDVDASGTFTMPEGSATAGPIGPGEAYEIQFTAMEGDRLSFATMFVASNDLFYGPEDGIALFNGDVPANGDLTAQVGLWDAGTEVNQEPGVGPDQVQRQDGPDSGEDEDGIIRAIADVEDGYFYPPVGDIIRVTIVSTPIVN, via the coding sequence ATGTCCCATTCCGCGACCGACACGGTGCGGAGCGCATTTCGCATGCTGGCCGCAGTGGCGTTCGTGTCCACCGGCGCCACGCTCTCCGCGTGCGACGACGACGACAACGGCCTTGAGCCCGGCGAGCCTACCGAGGCCGCGTTCACGCTCCGGATCGAGAACGTGGGCGAGATGCACGAAGTGCTGAAGTCGGGGTCGTTCGACACCCCCGTCGGCGCTTCTGCACCCGCCGCCCTGCTTCCCGGCGACGCCTATGAAGTCGATCTGACGGCCCCGCCGGGCGCGCACTTCTCCTTCGCCACCATGTTCATCCCGTCCAACGACTTCTTCTTCGCGCCGGACGAGGACGGCATCCCGCTCTACGATGCCAATGGCGACCCGGTCGACGGTGTGGTGACCTCGCAGATCATGCTGTGGGACGCGGGGACGGAAGAGAACCAGGAGCCCGGGCTGGGTGACGACCAGGCCCCGAGCCAGGGCGACCCCGACACGGGTGCGTCGGATCCGGACATCTCGGTCCGCCCGGCGGCCGACGACTTCGGGAACCTGCCCGATGTGGAGGACGTGATCGAGGTGATGGTGCAGCACGACAGCGCGCAGCGCTTCACCGTGATCATCCAGAACGTGTCGGACTCCACCACGTTGATGACGTCCGACGGCGGTCGACAGGCGGTGCCGCTCTCCCCGGGCGCCTGGGTGCTGCACACCGAGTCGGCGCCGCTCTTCACGGCGGGTGATCCGCTCGAAGACGACGGCCTGGAGGCGATCGCCGAGGACGGCGACCCGGCCACGCTCGCGGACAATCTGGAAGAGCGGTCCGGCGTGACCGTTCCGCTCTCTCCCGGCGTGTGGGCGGTCTACCAGGGTGACAACCCGGTCTTCACCGTCGGTTCCGCCGATGCCGACGACGGCCTCGAGGCCATTGCCGAGGACGGGGATCCCACGGCCCTGGCGGCAGCGCTCGGCGCCGCGACGGACGTCGACGCCAGCGGCACGTTCACGATGCCGGAGGGCAGCGCCACCGCCGGTCCCATCGGGCCCGGTGAGGCGTACGAGATCCAGTTCACGGCCATGGAGGGTGACCGACTGTCGTTCGCCACGATGTTCGTGGCGTCCAACGACCTCTTCTATGGGCCCGAGGACGGGATCGCGCTCTTCAACGGCGACGTGCCGGCCAACGGCGACCTCACCGCGCAGGTGGGCCTGTGGGACGCCGGCACCGAGGTGAACCAGGAGCCGGGCGTGGGGCCCGACCAGGTCCAGCGGCAGGACGGACCCGATTCGGGTGAGGACGAGGACGGGATCATCCGCGCCATCGCCGACGTCGAGGATGGATACTTCTATCCGCCCGTGGGCGACATCATCCGGGTGACGATCGTGTCGACGCCGATCGTGAACTGA